A region from the Panicum hallii strain FIL2 chromosome 1, PHallii_v3.1, whole genome shotgun sequence genome encodes:
- the LOC112888429 gene encoding protein kintoun-like isoform X2: protein MAAAKEEEFTDAELEVAAILCDLKKTLRARDRRRRRRMQRLQAAPEIPSWGRRRPRSMPEEKPATPAPVPASGVAEKDGAASPDTPLAYPESGGDDAPMEEDDAKKPTSNEQWVQQQHGVVASLSQENAHLLMVKREEEEEQARKRPRVAAQAPGAADPRAAAAAALGLDLNEPARAPEEDEKARAQAQAAAVAAAAAAEWYRHARVRAAMEKAAVSAGARRRRLEILRAKVACPLVSSRPRRAG from the exons atggcggcggcgaaggAGGAGGAGTTCACGGAcgcggagctggaggtggccgcCATTCTGTGCGACCTGAAGAAGACCCTGCGCGCGcgggaccggcggcggcggcggcggatgcagCGCCTCCAGGCGGCCCCGGAGATCCCCTCGtgggggcggcgccggccgcggtCGATGCCGGAGGAGAAGCCCGCCACTCCTGCTCCCGTCCCCGCTTCCGGGGTCGCGGAGAAGGACGGCGCCGCCAGCCCGGACACGCCGCTCGCCTACCCGGAGAGCGGCGGGGACGACGCGCCGATGGAGGAGGACGACGCCAAGAAGCCCACCTCGAACGAACAG TGGGTGCAGCAGCAGCACGGCGTGGTCGCGAGCTTGTCGCAGGAGAACGCGCATCTCCTCATG GTGaagcgggaggaggaggaggagcaggcgcgGAAACGGCCGCGCGTGGCGGCGCAGGCGCCGGGCGCAGCGGATccccgggcggcggcagcggcggcgctggggctcGACCTGAACGagccggcgcgggcgccggaGGAGGACGAGAAGGCGAGGGCGCAggcccaggcggcggcggtggccgccgccgccgccgccgagtgGTACCGGCACGCGCGGGTGCGGGCCGCGATGGAGAAGGCCGCGGTgtcggcgggggcgcggcggcggcggctggagaTCCTGCGGGCCAAGGTGGCCTGCCCGCTGGTGTCGAGCAggccgcggcgggcggggtgA
- the LOC112903598 gene encoding peptidyl-prolyl cis-trans isomerase-like — MANPRVFFDMTIGGAPAGRIVMELYANEVPRTAENFRALCTGEKGTGKRGKPLHYKDSVFHRVIPDFMCQGGDFTDGNGTGGESIYGAKFADEKFVRKHTGPGVLSMANAGPNTNGSQFFICTVPCPWLDGKHVVFGQVVEGLDVVKAIEKVGSRGGSTAKVVKIADCGQLA; from the coding sequence ATGGCGAACCCCCGCGTGTTCTTCGACATGACCATCGGCGGCGCCCCCGCGGGGCGCATCGTGATGGAGCTGTACGCGAACGAGGTGCCCCGCACGGCGGAGAACTTCCGCGCGCTGTGCACGGGCGAGAAGGGCACGGGCAAGAGGGGGAAGCCGCTCCACTACAAGGACTCGGTCTTCCACCGCGTCATCCCCGACTTCATGTGCCAGGGCGGCGACTTCACCGACGGCaacggcaccggcggcgagtCCATCTACGGCGCCAAGTTCGCCGACGAGAAGTTCGTGCGCAAGCACACGGGCCCCGGGGTGCTCTCCATGGCCAACGCCGGGCCCAACACCAACGGCTCCCAGTTCTTCATCTGCACCGTGCCCTGCCCCTGGCTCGACGGCAAGCACGTCGTCTTCGGCCAGGTCGTCGAGGGGCTCGACGTCGTCAAGGCCATCGAGAAGGTGGGCTCCCGCGGCGGGTCCACCGCCAAGGTGGTCAAGATCGCCGACTGCGGCCAGCTCGCCTAG
- the LOC112888429 gene encoding uncharacterized abhydrolase domain-containing protein DDB_G0269086-like isoform X1 — translation MAAAKEEEFTDAELEVAAILCDLKKTLRARDRRRRRRMQRLQAAPEIPSWGRRRPRSMPEEKPATPAPVPASGVAEKDGAASPDTPLAYPESGGDDAPMEEDDAKKPTSNEQWVQQQHGVVASLSQENAHLLMQIEEYRARLQSSRSTNESLKQLHKVKREEEEEQARKRPRVAAQAPGAADPRAAAAAALGLDLNEPARAPEEDEKARAQAQAAAVAAAAAAEWYRHARVRAAMEKAAVSAGARRRRLEILRAKVACPLVSSRPRRAG, via the exons atggcggcggcgaaggAGGAGGAGTTCACGGAcgcggagctggaggtggccgcCATTCTGTGCGACCTGAAGAAGACCCTGCGCGCGcgggaccggcggcggcggcggcggatgcagCGCCTCCAGGCGGCCCCGGAGATCCCCTCGtgggggcggcgccggccgcggtCGATGCCGGAGGAGAAGCCCGCCACTCCTGCTCCCGTCCCCGCTTCCGGGGTCGCGGAGAAGGACGGCGCCGCCAGCCCGGACACGCCGCTCGCCTACCCGGAGAGCGGCGGGGACGACGCGCCGATGGAGGAGGACGACGCCAAGAAGCCCACCTCGAACGAACAG TGGGTGCAGCAGCAGCACGGCGTGGTCGCGAGCTTGTCGCAGGAGAACGCGCATCTCCTCATG caaatcgaggAGTACAGAGCTCGGCTGCAGAGCTCGAGAAGCACGAACGAGAGCTTGAAGCAGTTGCACAAG GTGaagcgggaggaggaggaggagcaggcgcgGAAACGGCCGCGCGTGGCGGCGCAGGCGCCGGGCGCAGCGGATccccgggcggcggcagcggcggcgctggggctcGACCTGAACGagccggcgcgggcgccggaGGAGGACGAGAAGGCGAGGGCGCAggcccaggcggcggcggtggccgccgccgccgccgccgagtgGTACCGGCACGCGCGGGTGCGGGCCGCGATGGAGAAGGCCGCGGTgtcggcgggggcgcggcggcggcggctggagaTCCTGCGGGCCAAGGTGGCCTGCCCGCTGGTGTCGAGCAggccgcggcgggcggggtgA